GTAACTATTGAACCATCACTTAATGTTACTTTTATATCATGGTCTAATGCTTGACTTACATTTACTTTAAAGTTTCCTGTCTCATTCTCTTTTACATTACCGTCTGCACTTACCCATACTTTTACTTCATCTATTGTATCTGTAATAGTAACAACCGAGCTATCACTAGTATCTAAACTAACATAATTACCACCATCAGTTCCCACAATAGTATAAGTTTCTGTACTATTATCTAGATATACATCTTCTGCATTTGGGTTTGTAAAAGTTGTACTACCAGTTGTTTCACCTGCCTTAATAGTTATTTCTTCACCATTATTTAGTCTTATTATTAAATCTGTTTGTGGTGCATTATCTACTGTTGCAGTTATTGTAATCTCTTTACCTTCATCTACTGTTAAATTATTTAAAGTAATCGATGAAGCTGGTACTCTTGTATCTACAGGTATTGTTGGAGTTGTCGGCTCTGTTGTAGTAGTTTGAGGATTTAATAATTCAGTAGGTATTTCAACAGCATTATCACTTTCTGTGGTTTGAGTTCCAAAATCTGTTGCTTCTCTTAAATCACTATGAACATCAGTAGAAGAACCATCTCTTGCACTAAATCTAGCTGAAACTCTTCCTTCTTCAGTTGGTTCTTCTTGCCCAGCTTGCGTCTCTTGTTGTGTTGGATCGCCTGCAGCTGTTTCCATATCATCACTTATATCATCTGATGTATTATTCCATGCACTCAAATCTGCATTTTCAAATGTTGTATTTACATCACCTTTTGTAAAAATCACTTCTTCATTTCCAAAAGTAACTTCATTTAAAGAAGAATCTATTAGCTGTTGTTGAGTCTGGTTTAAAACGATTATGTCATTTCCAGATAATTCCATTTCTACTTTTGCAGAAATTTGATTTGAATTATCACCAAAAACAACTTCATTTTCCGATATACTATCACCAATACTTAGTTCTCTGATATTCCCTGAAGAGTCTTTTGCATAAAATACTCCTCCATCTAAAGACTTAACTACTCCTACTTGTGCCATAGATATCTCCTTATTATTTTATATATTGATTATATAACTTTAAATTATCATTGTCTATCACCCTTAGGGGTGATTTTTAATAAAATTAATAATTATTTTTAATTATATCTTAAATTATTTATAAGGAGTTTTTTATTTTTGAATGGGTCAATTATAGCTTCAATTTCATCAAGTTTATATTTTAAAGGGAATCCTATTTTTGAAAGAGTTGCTGTTGTTTCTAAAATATAAAATTTTTTATCATTTATATATAAAGCTTTTTTAGAAAGATTTATGCTATCAAGATTAATAATAACAAAAATATGTTCAGGAACAAGCACAAAATAAACTTCATAGCCAAGAACTTTCAAAAGAGAAATCAGCAAATTGGACTTATCATCACAATCACCAAAATTTTGTTCAACGACTTGTTTTGGGCTTTTTGCAATACTTTCATTTATTTTATATGGAATTGTTGTAACAAAATCCAATAAATTTTGAACTTCACAAAGTCTATCTTTATTACAATTTTTAGTAAGATATGAAGCTAATTTTATGGTATAGTCATCTTCTCTTACTTGATTTACATAAGTTGTATCACCTATATCTGTAAACTGATTTTTTACAATAAAAAAAGAAGAATATATCATATAAATCAAATTTATAACAAAAACTATTGAAATAAAAAAAGATAGATATTTTAAGAATTTATTATTTATTAACATTACAAAATTAAAGCCAAACCAATATTCAAAACTATTAGTTCAGTATGTTCTAAAGTAAATCCTAAACAATCACCATTCACAAAACCAAACTTATTATTTAAAATCTTTAAAATAAAATAAAAACTCAAAAGTGATAAAACTAAAATAATAAAAATATTTTTACCTATGAAAAAAGCAACAATAATATAAATTAAAGCATAGATTTTTAGTCTAAATATTCCCCCACTTTGAAAAGCCAAAGATAAAAAGCTATCTTTACTAAATTTAAAATATTCAAGCAAATATAAAAGATTTAATCTTGAAAAAGTACAAACTATTAAAAATAAAACATACTCTTTTTGATATAAAACATAAGTGATAATTCCAACTTTTAAAAGTACAAAAGAAAAGGCATACAAAGCTCCGATTGCTCCAATAGTTGACTCTTTCATAATCTTATAAGCATCTTTTCCACTATAAGAAGCAAACCAAGCATCAACAACATCAATTATTGCTTCTGTATGAATAAATCCATATAAAAATAAATAGATAACTGAAGAGACAAAAGCTGCATATATTGGTGAAAAAAATTGATTAAAAAAAAGATTAAAACATATAACTATTGAAGCCAAAATAGCTCCAA
The sequence above is drawn from the Arcobacter lacus genome and encodes:
- a CDS encoding immunoglobulin-like domain-containing protein; the encoded protein is MAQVGVVKSLDGGVFYAKDSSGNIRELSIGDSISENEVVFGDNSNQISAKVEMELSGNDIIVLNQTQQQLIDSSLNEVTFGNEEVIFTKGDVNTTFENADLSAWNNTSDDISDDMETAAGDPTQQETQAGQEEPTEEGRVSARFSARDGSSTDVHSDLREATDFGTQTTESDNAVEIPTELLNPQTTTTEPTTPTIPVDTRVPASSITLNNLTVDEGKEITITATVDNAPQTDLIIRLNNGEEITIKAGETTGSTTFTNPNAEDVYLDNSTETYTIVGTDGGNYVSLDTSDSSVVTITDTIDEVKVWVSADGNVKENETGNFKVNVSQALDHDIKVTLSDGSIVT
- a CDS encoding transglutaminase domain-containing protein, with product MLINNKFLKYLSFFISIVFVINLIYMIYSSFFIVKNQFTDIGDTTYVNQVREDDYTIKLASYLTKNCNKDRLCEVQNLLDFVTTIPYKINESIAKSPKQVVEQNFGDCDDKSNLLISLLKVLGYEVYFVLVPEHIFVIINLDSINLSKKALYINDKKFYILETTATLSKIGFPLKYKLDEIEAIIDPFKNKKLLINNLRYN
- a CDS encoding adenosylcobinamide-GDP ribazoletransferase, whose amino-acid sequence is MKQLLNAFFFALSYFSIIPVFVKNMEINNITYKYTLALLPLIGAILASIVICFNLFFNQFFSPIYAAFVSSVIYLFLYGFIHTEAIIDVVDAWFASYSGKDAYKIMKESTIGAIGALYAFSFVLLKVGIITYVLYQKEYVLFLIVCTFSRLNLLYLLEYFKFSKDSFLSLAFQSGGIFRLKIYALIYIIVAFFIGKNIFIILVLSLLSFYFILKILNNKFGFVNGDCLGFTLEHTELIVLNIGLALIL